In a single window of the Natronosalvus caseinilyticus genome:
- a CDS encoding DUF7577 domain-containing protein, which produces MSLWVWLVGYVLLFALLHLVLYYAYVRRDGETSLPASVTDGEHAGLQSSPRLDRARTHHDGTDSLDADLEVDGETTTCPHCGAPNEREPTFTYCRVCVSPLRR; this is translated from the coding sequence ATGAGCCTCTGGGTCTGGCTCGTCGGGTACGTGCTGTTGTTCGCCTTACTCCACCTGGTGCTCTACTACGCGTACGTGCGCCGCGACGGTGAGACCAGCCTTCCCGCGTCCGTCACCGATGGCGAGCACGCCGGCCTGCAGTCGTCGCCGCGATTGGATCGGGCCCGCACTCACCACGACGGCACCGACTCACTCGACGCCGACCTCGAGGTCGACGGCGAGACGACGACCTGTCCGCACTGTGGCGCGCCGAACGAACGAGAGCCGACGTTCACGTACTGTCGGGTGTGCGTCTCGCCGCTCAGACGGTAG
- a CDS encoding acyltransferase: MTKRYASLPDEAEAGMREFVTSVDERLSSEESTCSVVEDVLIDLSGDRDAYERWQAGGDVSPAELVRLQSYDPCNTTLESEYYAEKDEAKFERSKHLQWLWRQFDSLPLADNVEFALRFRRMLADHLFEDCGENCRFFKGITFTYGHNITVGDNTVIHDNVHLDDRGRLTIGDRVSISDGAHLYSHDHDVVDQTEVRNFHTVIEDDVRLTYDSMVRAGNRVGENAIVGARAIVQNDVPAHHIAVGMPAKSIKIKPGWEDVATPLEDAGENRQAEREIEYDLDDDLEQFDEFQRDLTPPGRRTN; this comes from the coding sequence ATGACCAAGCGGTACGCCTCGCTGCCGGACGAGGCGGAGGCGGGGATGCGGGAGTTCGTGACGAGCGTCGACGAGCGTCTCTCGAGCGAGGAGAGCACCTGTTCGGTCGTCGAGGACGTACTGATCGACCTCTCCGGGGACCGGGACGCCTACGAACGCTGGCAAGCCGGTGGCGACGTCTCGCCGGCCGAACTCGTCAGGCTCCAGAGTTACGACCCCTGTAACACGACCCTCGAGAGCGAGTACTACGCAGAGAAGGACGAAGCGAAGTTCGAGCGCTCGAAACACCTCCAGTGGCTCTGGCGACAGTTCGACAGCCTGCCACTCGCCGACAACGTCGAGTTCGCCCTCCGGTTCAGGCGGATGCTCGCCGATCACCTCTTCGAGGACTGTGGGGAGAACTGTCGCTTCTTCAAGGGGATCACGTTCACGTACGGCCACAACATCACGGTCGGCGACAACACGGTCATCCATGACAACGTCCACCTCGACGACCGCGGCAGGCTCACGATCGGTGACCGGGTCTCCATCTCCGATGGCGCACACCTCTACAGCCACGACCACGACGTCGTCGACCAGACGGAGGTCCGAAACTTCCACACCGTCATCGAGGACGACGTCCGCCTGACCTACGACTCGATGGTGCGTGCAGGGAACAGAGTCGGCGAGAACGCCATCGTCGGCGCCCGCGCCATCGTCCAGAACGACGTGCCGGCCCACCACATCGCCGTCGGTATGCCCGCAAAGAGCATCAAGATCAAACCCGGCTGGGAGGACGTCGCGACCCCGCTCGAGGACGCCGGCGAGAACCGACAGGCCGAACGCGAGATCGAGTACGATCTGGACGACGACCTCGAGCAGTTCGACGAGTTCCAGCGCGACCTGACGCCGCCCGGACGCCGAACGAACTGA
- a CDS encoding DUF7344 domain-containing protein: MSQTDSAARNLSIDSTFNAITSRRRRRILAFVGERREGGIDRLSVDEVARELAAEERGKPVASITTDEHEERRTALVHVELPLLEDAGLLSWDREADAVSLPDDLVLDGATIRKTTERNDTNWDAVFEALANERRRVALAVLDEASEPLSVAVLASEVAAETGADEADVRITLTHQHLPALEASGLVTVGEKGVMYADDHLEDGIVDTDFDTPSRPLVAGTSL; the protein is encoded by the coding sequence ATGAGCCAGACGGACTCTGCGGCACGTAATCTGTCGATTGATTCGACGTTTAACGCCATTACCAGCCGACGGCGACGGCGTATTCTGGCGTTCGTCGGCGAACGGCGCGAGGGCGGAATCGACCGGCTCTCGGTCGACGAGGTCGCCCGTGAACTCGCTGCCGAGGAGCGTGGGAAACCGGTCGCGTCGATCACCACGGACGAGCACGAGGAGCGCCGAACGGCGCTCGTTCACGTCGAGTTGCCCCTGCTCGAGGACGCCGGATTGCTCTCCTGGGACCGCGAGGCGGACGCCGTCTCGCTACCCGACGACCTCGTCCTCGACGGGGCGACCATCCGAAAGACGACCGAGCGCAACGACACGAACTGGGACGCCGTCTTCGAGGCGCTCGCGAACGAGCGGCGCCGAGTCGCCCTCGCCGTGCTCGATGAGGCGTCCGAGCCGCTCTCCGTCGCCGTCCTCGCCTCGGAAGTCGCCGCCGAGACCGGGGCCGATGAAGCCGACGTGCGGATCACCCTGACCCACCAGCACCTGCCCGCCCTCGAGGCGTCCGGGTTGGTCACTGTCGGCGAGAAGGGCGTCATGTACGCCGACGACCACCTCGAGGACGGGATCGTCGACACCGACTTCGACACGCCCTCGCGTCCGCTCGTCGCCGGAACGTCGCTCTGA
- a CDS encoding aldo/keto reductase, translated as MQYQTLGTADVEVSEVGFGAWVVGTDWWGDRSEADAIEMIDHALDRGITYFDTGDVYGHGRSEELVGEALADVREDVTIATKVGYDFYNNPQAGHGELPKEMDPDYLREAVEQSLERLDTDYLDVLQLHNANVDEITPDVLEFLDELEEDGLIRARGLALGPSIGWLAEGDLAIEAEFDSVQLVWNVLEQEVGNHFLETIDRTGSSTSLIPRVPHSSGILNEQVTPETELDAGDHRGFRPDAWYETGWEKLEALRFLERDGERTMGQAAIAWLLSHESVASVTPTFRTAADIDEWTAASDVPKLSDEELARVADLYENDFGIDREDGMDSLRSSIDGEDIRSAGLDKLAAD; from the coding sequence ATGCAGTATCAGACGCTCGGAACCGCCGATGTCGAGGTCAGCGAAGTCGGCTTCGGTGCCTGGGTCGTCGGCACCGACTGGTGGGGCGACCGCTCGGAAGCCGACGCGATCGAGATGATCGACCACGCCCTCGACCGGGGGATCACCTACTTCGACACGGGCGACGTCTACGGCCACGGACGAAGCGAGGAACTCGTCGGGGAGGCCCTCGCGGACGTGCGCGAAGACGTCACCATCGCCACCAAAGTCGGCTACGACTTCTACAACAACCCACAGGCAGGCCACGGCGAGTTGCCCAAGGAGATGGACCCCGACTACCTCCGGGAGGCCGTCGAGCAGAGCCTCGAGCGACTCGACACCGACTACCTGGACGTCCTCCAGTTGCACAACGCGAACGTCGACGAAATCACCCCGGACGTCCTCGAGTTCCTCGACGAACTCGAGGAGGATGGGCTGATTCGCGCCCGCGGCCTCGCGCTGGGTCCCTCCATCGGCTGGCTGGCCGAGGGCGACCTCGCCATCGAGGCGGAGTTCGACTCCGTGCAACTGGTCTGGAACGTCTTAGAGCAGGAGGTCGGGAACCACTTCCTCGAGACCATCGACCGGACCGGTTCCTCGACGAGCCTGATTCCCCGCGTGCCTCACTCCTCGGGCATCCTGAACGAGCAAGTGACCCCGGAGACGGAACTCGACGCGGGCGATCACCGCGGCTTCCGCCCCGACGCCTGGTACGAGACGGGCTGGGAGAAACTCGAGGCCCTGCGCTTCCTGGAGCGCGACGGCGAGCGAACCATGGGCCAGGCCGCCATCGCCTGGCTCCTGAGCCACGAGTCGGTCGCCAGCGTCACGCCGACGTTCCGCACCGCGGCGGACATCGACGAGTGGACGGCCGCCAGCGACGTGCCGAAACTAAGCGACGAGGAACTGGCTCGCGTCGCCGACCTATACGAGAACGACTTCGGCATCGACCGCGAGGACGGCATGGACTCGCTTCGGTCGTCGATCGACGGCGAGGACATCCGCTCGGCGGGTCTGGACAAACTGGCTGCTGACTGA
- a CDS encoding DUF5518 domain-containing protein yields MSSPETSPPDGPKGTDEMEHAVKPVEQAPSSEPNAPETRPATMNGLLGGLVAVFASFLTFSVLLGGIVAGYLEGADREDGIMAGLYAGFVYAALIVLPLVLGLGSVVGVGELVGGLEFVDGGLILFMVFYSTFAGGFGGWVGAYLNAEFGDVFGRL; encoded by the coding sequence ATGTCGTCGCCCGAAACCTCTCCCCCGGACGGACCGAAGGGAACGGACGAAATGGAACACGCGGTCAAACCGGTCGAACAAGCCCCCTCGAGCGAACCGAACGCGCCGGAGACCCGTCCAGCCACGATGAATGGCCTCCTCGGCGGCCTCGTCGCCGTCTTCGCCTCTTTTCTCACGTTCTCGGTGCTCCTCGGCGGCATCGTCGCCGGCTACCTCGAGGGGGCCGACAGGGAAGACGGGATCATGGCCGGTCTGTATGCGGGTTTCGTCTACGCCGCGTTGATCGTCCTGCCGCTCGTGCTCGGGCTGGGGTCAGTCGTTGGCGTCGGCGAACTGGTCGGCGGACTCGAGTTCGTCGACGGTGGCCTGATCCTCTTCATGGTGTTTTACAGTACGTTCGCCGGCGGGTTCGGCGGCTGGGTCGGCGCGTACCTGAACGCGGAGTTCGGCGACGTGTTCGGTCGTCTCTAG
- a CDS encoding tryptophan--tRNA ligase, with protein MTGTGTDTIEDAEADEAAEEPLTDGGGAGADEVALDPWGSSSVSDYRKLFEEFGIEEFDELLADLPHPHYLMRRGVIFGHRDYRPVLEAMREGDPFAVLSGFMPTGDPHIGHKLVFDEIIWHQQQGGDAYALIADLEAHSARGLTWDEIDEHARDYLLSLLALGFDLEDGTIYRQSTEREVQDLAFELGIEANFSELGAIYGFDGETDVSHMQSVVTQMADILYPQLEGPKPTVIPVGPDQDPHVRLARDLASRMRYFGVTTAYASFEATEDELEIIGAAYDARESYADDADQPRCVEAAEWLSSADSEVGPGLELEADTDDVLERAISKLENAGMEPLRPRTRFLNRRATDEAFEALIDTVEGEKRVFEEHVDAFDLDHDEAAEIARTIELAHDGYGFQPPSSIYHRFMTGLTGGKMSSSIPASHISLLDDPEDGYDKVKAATTGGRETAELQRELGGRADECPVYELYAYLLAGDDDEFAKQVYDECVGGERLCGDCKEQAAHLMKEFLRDHQEKREEVADLLEAADIELESPRRG; from the coding sequence ATGACCGGGACGGGCACGGATACCATCGAGGACGCCGAGGCCGACGAGGCCGCCGAGGAACCGCTGACTGACGGAGGGGGCGCTGGCGCCGACGAGGTCGCCCTCGACCCCTGGGGCTCTTCGAGCGTCTCCGACTACCGCAAACTCTTCGAGGAGTTCGGCATCGAGGAGTTCGACGAACTCCTCGCGGACCTGCCCCACCCTCACTACCTGATGCGTCGGGGCGTCATCTTCGGTCACCGCGACTACCGGCCGGTGCTCGAGGCCATGCGCGAGGGCGACCCCTTCGCCGTCCTCTCGGGGTTCATGCCCACCGGCGACCCCCACATCGGACACAAGCTCGTCTTCGACGAGATCATCTGGCACCAACAGCAGGGCGGGGACGCCTACGCGTTGATCGCCGACCTCGAGGCGCACTCCGCGCGCGGGCTCACCTGGGACGAGATCGACGAACACGCCCGAGACTACCTGCTCTCGCTGCTGGCGCTCGGGTTCGACCTCGAGGACGGAACGATCTACCGCCAGTCGACCGAGCGCGAGGTGCAGGACCTGGCGTTCGAACTGGGGATCGAGGCCAACTTCTCCGAACTCGGGGCCATCTACGGCTTCGACGGCGAGACCGACGTCTCGCACATGCAGTCGGTCGTCACGCAGATGGCCGACATCCTCTACCCCCAACTCGAGGGGCCAAAGCCCACGGTGATTCCCGTCGGTCCCGACCAGGACCCCCACGTCAGGCTCGCCCGGGATCTGGCCTCCAGGATGCGCTACTTCGGCGTGACGACGGCCTACGCGAGCTTCGAGGCGACCGAGGACGAACTCGAGATTATCGGCGCGGCCTACGACGCCCGGGAGTCGTACGCGGACGACGCCGACCAGCCGCGGTGTGTGGAGGCTGCCGAGTGGCTCTCGTCCGCCGACAGCGAGGTCGGCCCAGGACTCGAACTCGAGGCTGACACGGACGACGTCCTCGAGCGCGCCATCTCGAAGCTCGAGAACGCTGGCATGGAACCCCTTCGTCCCCGAACGCGGTTCCTGAACCGCCGGGCGACCGACGAGGCCTTCGAGGCGCTGATCGACACCGTCGAGGGCGAGAAACGGGTCTTCGAGGAACACGTCGACGCCTTCGACCTCGATCACGACGAGGCCGCCGAAATCGCCCGTACGATCGAACTCGCTCACGACGGCTACGGCTTCCAGCCGCCGTCGTCCATCTACCACCGGTTCATGACCGGACTCACGGGCGGGAAGATGTCCTCCTCGATTCCGGCCAGCCACATCTCGCTGCTGGACGACCCCGAAGACGGCTACGACAAGGTGAAGGCGGCGACCACGGGCGGACGCGAGACGGCCGAACTCCAGCGCGAGCTCGGCGGTAGAGCCGACGAGTGTCCCGTCTACGAACTCTACGCCTACTTGCTCGCCGGTGACGATGACGAGTTCGCGAAGCAGGTCTACGACGAGTGCGTCGGCGGTGAGCGCCTCTGTGGCGACTGCAAGGAGCAGGCTGCCCACCTCATGAAGGAGTTTTTGCGAGACCACCAGGAGAAACGCGAGGAGGTCGCCGATCTGCTCGAGGCTGCGGACATCGAACTCGAGTCACCGCGGAGAGGGTGA
- the endA gene encoding tRNA-intron lyase, whose translation MELEGRFDGDVVRVGNDARQRFHDSRGYGYPLEGNEISLAPVEAAHLLYRGDLAAVRDGNERLSFRSFLAREPGPEPDFGVRFLVYADLRSRGFYLAPAREPWVTDPPRAEFAVFPRGKGPGDGEIEYALSVVGERTDVAASDLESGALAVVDEESEITYFDVGRPEISGTSETALPEDVDADLLADRVVIWNPPHELYERTFYGQPLEGREYDRPTLQCSLLEAAHLAAAGAIDLDPAAVLERGRDVEGERFDRRLAVYTALREAGVVPKTGYKFGADFRTYANVESVDDLGHSELLIRVLPADHVFEPRDLSLDVRLAHGVRKTMVFALVGEVGPGGDADGDVDADVEWRSLERLTP comes from the coding sequence ATGGAACTCGAGGGACGGTTCGATGGCGACGTCGTCCGCGTCGGCAACGACGCCCGCCAGCGGTTTCACGACTCGCGTGGCTACGGCTACCCACTCGAGGGCAACGAGATCTCCCTCGCGCCGGTCGAGGCCGCCCACTTGCTGTACCGGGGCGACCTGGCGGCCGTCCGCGACGGCAACGAGCGACTGTCGTTTCGCTCGTTCCTCGCCCGCGAACCGGGACCGGAACCTGACTTCGGCGTTCGGTTCCTCGTCTACGCCGACCTCCGCTCGCGCGGGTTCTACCTCGCCCCCGCTCGCGAACCGTGGGTGACGGACCCGCCTCGAGCCGAGTTCGCCGTCTTCCCCCGCGGGAAGGGGCCGGGAGACGGGGAGATCGAGTACGCACTGAGCGTGGTCGGCGAGCGAACCGACGTAGCCGCGAGCGACCTCGAGAGCGGCGCCCTCGCCGTCGTCGACGAGGAGAGCGAGATCACGTACTTCGACGTCGGCCGGCCCGAAATTTCGGGAACGAGCGAGACGGCCCTGCCCGAGGACGTGGACGCCGACCTGCTCGCCGACCGCGTCGTCATCTGGAACCCCCCACACGAGCTCTACGAGCGGACGTTCTACGGCCAGCCGCTCGAGGGCCGGGAGTACGACCGACCGACCCTGCAGTGTTCGTTGCTCGAGGCGGCCCACCTCGCGGCGGCGGGCGCGATCGACCTCGACCCGGCGGCGGTGCTCGAGCGCGGTCGCGACGTCGAGGGCGAGCGATTCGACCGGCGACTGGCCGTCTACACCGCGCTCCGTGAGGCCGGCGTCGTTCCCAAGACGGGCTACAAGTTCGGCGCGGACTTCCGGACCTATGCGAACGTCGAGTCGGTCGACGACCTCGGCCACTCCGAACTCCTGATCCGGGTGCTACCGGCCGACCACGTCTTCGAGCCACGAGACCTCTCGCTCGACGTGCGGCTGGCTCACGGCGTCCGGAAGACGATGGTGTTCGCGCTGGTCGGCGAAGTGGGTCCGGGAGGTGACGCCGACGGCGACGTTGACGCCGACGTCGAGTGGCGGTCGCTCGAGCGGCTGACCCCCTGA
- a CDS encoding transposase, with translation MQKVGETLRSHADKRNAFQSIQPVLPDHKIRRIDTRRIKEQLWDSEEYLKSGYVDLLIGQLNSYYDRHGRYPDSYFEMQDRPSYSKGVLPYSADDGPTSGQAVKYEYDESSQTLTVELKTPDTLEPETRGDWTWTEHESGGYEAFHELLEHGGLSAPSFHPTQTKTDDEYYELSFPVEVEPREKSDDVETALAIDGGLRKDATTVVVNEAGEQLSVPYFIQNTERERMQALAWERNQLNAKLAYLRQQGNDHTDSFEQVHAEYERVNTKIRHKREQLVHDVANQVLALALVYDVDAIVHEDLRSLSPPRGEGQLSWELSSWARREIISKIEYRADIAGLNVKRVRPGNTSRSCPRCGSTGHTTKSPDHFHEVWWGGHFRCDNSRCGHQADRDYVGAVNVARVFFGETATLDHEFTSSYTGDSEIVPARRSAGPRLAFGDAPVAYLGQSEKDVTAGGGSCFIAPAVTPTETKNDSSNHSVASPATHSTTRFVKQTAVYCRK, from the coding sequence ATGCAGAAAGTTGGTGAGACGCTACGGAGCCACGCCGACAAACGCAACGCATTCCAGTCCATCCAGCCGGTTCTTCCCGACCACAAGATTCGACGCATCGACACCCGTCGAATCAAGGAACAACTCTGGGACTCCGAGGAATACCTCAAATCAGGGTACGTTGACCTGCTTATCGGGCAACTCAACTCGTACTACGACCGCCACGGTCGATACCCCGACTCGTATTTCGAGATGCAAGACCGCCCCTCGTACTCGAAAGGCGTTCTCCCATATTCTGCTGACGATGGCCCGACGAGTGGACAGGCCGTGAAATACGAGTATGATGAATCTTCTCAGACGCTCACAGTCGAACTCAAAACACCCGACACACTCGAACCCGAAACTCGGGGAGATTGGACGTGGACGGAACACGAATCGGGTGGGTACGAAGCGTTCCACGAATTGCTCGAACACGGCGGTCTCTCCGCACCTTCGTTCCACCCCACACAGACCAAAACCGATGACGAGTACTACGAACTGTCGTTCCCCGTCGAAGTCGAACCCCGAGAGAAATCCGACGACGTAGAAACCGCCTTGGCGATTGATGGTGGCCTCCGAAAAGATGCCACCACCGTCGTCGTCAACGAGGCCGGGGAGCAACTCTCTGTACCGTATTTCATCCAGAACACGGAGCGAGAACGGATGCAAGCCCTTGCTTGGGAACGCAACCAACTCAACGCCAAACTTGCGTATTTGCGTCAGCAAGGGAACGACCACACGGACTCATTCGAGCAAGTCCACGCAGAGTACGAGCGGGTTAACACCAAGATTCGTCACAAGCGCGAGCAACTCGTCCACGACGTAGCCAACCAAGTCCTCGCACTCGCTCTCGTGTACGACGTGGACGCGATTGTTCACGAAGACTTGCGGAGCCTTAGCCCACCGCGTGGTGAAGGTCAACTCTCGTGGGAACTCTCCTCGTGGGCGCGTCGAGAGATTATCTCGAAAATCGAGTATCGGGCCGACATCGCCGGACTGAACGTGAAGCGGGTGCGTCCGGGTAACACGTCCCGCTCGTGTCCTCGATGTGGCTCCACCGGCCACACTACGAAGTCGCCCGACCACTTTCACGAGGTGTGGTGGGGCGGGCACTTCCGCTGTGACAACTCCCGATGCGGCCATCAAGCCGATCGCGACTACGTTGGTGCGGTCAACGTGGCCCGCGTGTTCTTCGGCGAGACGGCAACACTGGACCACGAGTTCACGTCTTCCTATACGGGAGATTCTGAAATCGTGCCAGCACGCCGTTCCGCTGGCCCGCGTCTCGCGTTCGGTGACGCCCCCGTGGCGTATCTCGGACAGTCGGAGAAAGATGTGACTGCTGGTGGCGGGTCGTGCTTCATAGCGCCCGCTGTCACCCCGACAGAGACGAAAAACGATAGCAGTAACCATTCAGTGGCAAGCCCAGCGACACACAGCACCACTCGATTCGTCAAGCAGACTGCTGTTTACTGCCGAAAATAG
- a CDS encoding DUF2080 family transposase-associated protein, whose product MAEFTFEGREALEKEAKPVGGGAHVHVPKDWIGEKVAIIRLEQHEPEDEE is encoded by the coding sequence ATGGCTGAGTTCACGTTCGAGGGTCGGGAAGCCCTCGAAAAAGAAGCGAAACCCGTTGGCGGCGGCGCACACGTCCACGTCCCAAAAGACTGGATTGGTGAAAAAGTCGCCATCATCCGCCTCGAACAACACGAGCCCGAAGACGAAGAGTGA
- a CDS encoding PH domain-containing protein: protein MGETYEADWLHLADGETVVWESRPHPIDMGWKLPMGLGLMLFGIVVLGLSAGAEYGLARVIGLGVGAVGLVVVTATYLRWTSTRYVLTTSQLYRKRGILSRDVTQFRLERVQNTTLEQGVLERLLGYGQLTVYTAGSADPELTFTHVPNPERAAGRLSAELEGDSGIQPT from the coding sequence ATGGGGGAGACGTACGAGGCGGACTGGCTCCACCTCGCCGACGGGGAAACCGTCGTCTGGGAGAGCCGGCCGCATCCGATCGACATGGGGTGGAAACTGCCGATGGGTCTCGGACTGATGCTCTTCGGGATCGTCGTCCTCGGCCTGTCGGCCGGGGCCGAGTACGGCCTCGCGAGGGTGATCGGACTGGGCGTCGGGGCCGTCGGTCTCGTCGTCGTCACTGCGACCTACCTCCGCTGGACGAGCACGCGCTACGTCCTCACCACGAGTCAACTGTACCGAAAACGTGGCATCCTCTCCCGGGACGTCACCCAGTTTCGCCTCGAGCGCGTCCAGAACACGACCCTCGAGCAGGGCGTCCTCGAGCGGTTGCTCGGGTACGGGCAGCTGACGGTCTACACGGCGGGCTCGGCCGACCCCGAACTCACGTTCACGCACGTACCGAACCCCGAGCGCGCGGCGGGCCGGTTGAGCGCCGAGCTCGAGGGCGATTCGGGTATTCAGCCGACGTGA
- a CDS encoding DEAD/DEAH box helicase: protein MEVAEVLPDFADAFAFEAFNEMQREALPALLEREENVVASAPTASGKTALAELAICNALADGGTALFIAPLRALTNEKEADWDRFDSLGYSVYVVTGERDLNPRRAKRADILVMTPEKLDSATRKHDSPRYDFVTDVDVCVIDEVHLLDADRRGSVLEVTVSRLRRLCDPRVVALSATMPNVDDVAAWLDAPPACTFEFGDEYRPVDLKTGVKTYTHGENSFADKYRRLYRALDLAEPHLREDGQALVFVASRQDTVQAAKKARDEIGERDIPMGARGDYDFHTETKRLENDTLRNSALDGVGFHHAGLSKNDKDLIEEWFKQGKIELLFSTSTLAWGVNLPARCVVIRDTKYHDPLEGEVDMSPLDILQMLGRAGRPGYDDVGYGWVVCDGAEADDYRRLLREGKEIESRLADSLQTHLNAEIAMGTITDLEDVMDWLETTFYYVRGQSRPESYDFQNLRRRVRDCLEELVEQGFVETGEDLSVEATPRGVLASTYYLRLETAAGFAALCDRAVGAGGDDDTAATSASAPGTTLEADDVLEAVATAGEFDSVSARQSERDAINAALVSQESGDLDAGQRKVLAILRSAADTGNTPPDLRSDAWVIRQNALRLLAALRAFLDRFATPHDANLARRLEARIENGVTDNAVGLTAIDGVAAGRASKLSTEGLSTPGDVVAAGVSGLVDAGLGESIAERVYEGAQTLPAVELEWGDFPETIGAGENAVQEVRIRNVGEPARAGVRVTVNGVEMTSTSTYLRDSETVPIGVFGANADELEYTVSVAFPDEPLRPLEERRTVEVRR from the coding sequence ATGGAGGTCGCCGAGGTTCTACCCGACTTTGCCGACGCCTTCGCGTTCGAGGCGTTCAACGAGATGCAACGCGAGGCCCTGCCCGCGTTACTCGAGCGCGAGGAGAACGTGGTCGCGAGCGCGCCGACGGCGTCGGGGAAGACGGCCCTGGCCGAACTCGCGATCTGTAACGCACTGGCCGACGGTGGTACTGCCCTCTTTATCGCGCCGCTGCGAGCGCTGACAAACGAGAAGGAAGCCGACTGGGACCGCTTCGACTCGCTCGGCTACTCGGTGTACGTCGTCACGGGCGAGCGCGATCTGAATCCCCGCCGGGCGAAGCGCGCGGACATCCTCGTGATGACACCCGAGAAGCTCGATTCCGCGACTCGAAAACACGACTCGCCGCGGTACGACTTCGTGACGGACGTCGACGTCTGCGTGATCGACGAGGTCCACCTGCTCGACGCCGACCGGCGCGGCTCGGTTCTCGAGGTGACCGTCTCCCGCCTCCGTCGGCTCTGTGATCCTCGTGTCGTCGCGCTCTCGGCGACGATGCCGAACGTCGACGACGTGGCGGCCTGGCTCGACGCCCCGCCGGCGTGTACGTTCGAGTTCGGCGACGAGTACCGCCCGGTCGACCTCAAAACGGGCGTCAAGACCTACACCCACGGCGAGAACTCCTTCGCCGACAAGTACCGTCGCCTCTACCGGGCGCTCGACCTCGCCGAACCCCACCTTCGGGAGGACGGTCAGGCGCTGGTGTTCGTCGCCTCCCGCCAGGACACCGTCCAGGCGGCGAAGAAGGCCAGAGACGAGATCGGCGAGCGCGATATCCCGATGGGGGCTCGCGGCGACTACGACTTTCACACCGAAACCAAACGCCTCGAGAACGATACCCTGCGAAACTCGGCGCTCGACGGCGTGGGCTTTCACCACGCGGGCCTCTCGAAGAACGACAAGGACCTGATCGAGGAGTGGTTCAAACAGGGCAAGATCGAACTCCTCTTTTCGACCTCGACGCTCGCCTGGGGGGTCAACCTTCCCGCTCGCTGCGTCGTCATCCGGGACACGAAGTACCACGACCCGCTCGAGGGCGAGGTGGACATGAGTCCGCTCGACATCCTGCAGATGCTCGGGCGCGCGGGCCGACCCGGCTACGACGACGTCGGCTACGGCTGGGTCGTCTGCGACGGCGCCGAGGCGGACGACTACCGCCGACTCCTTCGAGAGGGGAAAGAGATCGAGTCCCGGCTGGCCGACAGCCTCCAGACCCACCTCAACGCCGAAATTGCGATGGGCACCATCACCGACCTCGAGGACGTGATGGACTGGCTCGAGACCACCTTCTACTACGTCCGCGGCCAGTCGCGTCCGGAGTCATACGACTTCCAGAACCTCCGTCGGCGGGTTCGAGACTGCCTCGAGGAGCTGGTCGAGCAGGGTTTCGTCGAGACTGGCGAGGACCTCTCGGTCGAGGCGACGCCCCGCGGGGTGCTCGCCTCCACGTACTACCTGCGCCTCGAGACGGCCGCCGGCTTTGCGGCGCTGTGTGACCGGGCCGTGGGCGCCGGGGGAGACGACGACACCGCCGCCACTAGCGCGTCGGCGCCGGGAACGACCCTCGAGGCCGACGACGTCCTCGAAGCCGTCGCCACGGCTGGCGAGTTCGACTCCGTCTCGGCCCGCCAGTCCGAGCGCGATGCGATCAACGCTGCGCTCGTCAGCCAGGAGAGCGGCGACCTCGACGCCGGTCAGCGCAAGGTACTCGCCATCCTGCGAAGCGCCGCCGACACCGGCAATACTCCACCGGACCTCCGGAGCGACGCCTGGGTGATTCGGCAGAACGCGCTCCGCCTGCTCGCCGCCTTGCGCGCGTTCCTCGACCGGTTCGCGACGCCCCACGACGCCAACCTCGCTCGCCGCCTCGAGGCACGGATCGAGAACGGCGTCACCGACAACGCGGTCGGCCTGACGGCCATCGACGGCGTCGCCGCCGGTCGGGCGAGCAAGCTCTCGACGGAGGGGCTCTCGACGCCCGGTGACGTCGTCGCGGCCGGCGTCTCGGGGCTCGTCGACGCGGGGCTGGGCGAGAGCATAGCCGAACGCGTCTACGAGGGCGCACAGACGCTCCCCGCGGTCGAACTCGAGTGGGGAGACTTTCCCGAGACCATCGGCGCAGGCGAGAACGCCGTCCAGGAGGTCCGGATTCGAAACGTGGGGGAACCGGCCAGGGCCGGCGTTCGCGTCACCGTTAACGGCGTCGAGATGACCAGCACCAGCACGTACCTCCGTGATTCGGAGACCGTCCCCATTGGCGTCTTCGGCGCGAACGCGGACGAACTCGAGTACACCGTCAGCGTTGCCTTCCCCGACGAGCCGCTACGCCCGCTCGAGGAGCGGCGGACGGTCGAGGTTCGTCGGTAG